From a single Gimesia fumaroli genomic region:
- a CDS encoding DUF1549 domain-containing protein, giving the protein MDFRITGSRTPLILMQCGVLTLFLVSGNAATSALAAPTAPQVDFKEIQIGPNPGEKELLLLRGPDSRQQVVVTGVLKNGKLQDLTRDVKYTIANQDIASISSDGYITPFKDGQTQLTVTAKNGKTAVIPVTIEGIATPDAINFKNQVVPIFTKLTCNSGGCHGKASGQNGFKLSLLGFYPEDDFEFLVKEGRGRRLFPTSPAESLLLTKGTGVTPHGGGKLIKPDSYEYRLLYRWIEQGMPYGSDKDRTVASISCYPPTRTMGQEAEQQISVIATYSDGSTEDVTRMALFEANDTEMAEVNKTGLVKTLNLSGEVAIMARYQGQVSTFRATIPLGIEIAKLPESKNLIDEAVFNKLKVLGIPPSPVANDSTFMRRVYIDITGTTPSEEEVKAFLADKDPAKRDKLIDRLIDSPAYADYFANKWNMVLRNKKLQPVDIAGTNAFYQWIWNSLYENKPYNEFVGEILSASGEFRQNPAVVWYREVNTVEEQVEDTAQLFLGLRIQCARCHHHPFEKWSQNDYYGLAAFFSRVGTKDPTAGSIGTRGFRDKRIFHKEGAATAKNIRSGENLKPTALGMQPLDLSPERDPRVALVQWLSRTDNPFFAKALVNRYWKHFFGRGIVEPEDDMRATNPPANPELLDGLAKHFVESGFDLKELVRAICRSNAYQLSSLPNEYNLKDKQNFSRYYPKRLTAEVLYDVFHQVTNSTQRFSGLPAETKAIQITDATSAPYFLKVFGQPQADTACECERSQSANLAQSLHLLNSKEVQDKITGGSSRAAILAKDTKRSNEEKVKELYRWVYSRAPQEQEMKFALSYIERHKEKPQIAYEDIIWALINTKEFLFNH; this is encoded by the coding sequence ATGGATTTCCGAATCACAGGCTCTCGGACACCCCTGATCCTAATGCAATGTGGAGTGCTAACACTGTTTCTTGTTTCTGGTAATGCTGCGACAAGTGCGCTGGCAGCACCCACTGCCCCCCAAGTCGATTTTAAAGAAATTCAAATCGGCCCGAATCCAGGTGAAAAAGAACTGCTGTTGTTAAGAGGTCCCGACTCCCGTCAGCAGGTGGTTGTGACCGGCGTCTTAAAGAATGGCAAATTGCAGGACCTGACGCGGGACGTGAAATATACGATTGCGAATCAGGATATTGCTTCCATTTCAAGTGATGGTTATATCACGCCTTTCAAAGATGGTCAGACTCAGTTGACAGTAACTGCGAAGAATGGCAAGACGGCCGTCATTCCAGTTACAATTGAAGGTATTGCGACACCGGATGCGATCAATTTCAAAAATCAGGTCGTTCCCATTTTTACCAAGTTGACTTGTAACAGTGGTGGATGTCACGGAAAAGCCAGTGGGCAGAACGGGTTTAAATTATCCTTGCTCGGTTTTTATCCAGAAGACGATTTTGAATTCCTGGTCAAAGAAGGCCGGGGGCGCCGCCTGTTTCCGACATCGCCTGCTGAAAGTCTGTTGTTAACCAAGGGGACGGGAGTCACGCCACACGGTGGTGGAAAATTGATTAAGCCTGACTCGTATGAGTATCGTCTACTCTATCGCTGGATTGAACAGGGAATGCCTTATGGAAGTGACAAAGACCGCACGGTTGCTTCGATTTCCTGCTATCCTCCAACCCGTACAATGGGACAGGAGGCCGAACAGCAGATTTCTGTGATTGCCACCTATTCCGATGGTTCTACCGAAGATGTAACGCGGATGGCTCTGTTTGAAGCCAACGATACGGAAATGGCAGAAGTCAATAAAACCGGTTTAGTCAAAACATTAAATCTGTCTGGTGAAGTTGCCATCATGGCTCGTTATCAGGGGCAGGTCTCAACATTCCGTGCGACGATTCCTCTGGGGATCGAGATTGCGAAGTTACCTGAATCGAAAAATTTGATTGACGAAGCCGTCTTCAATAAGCTGAAAGTATTGGGTATTCCACCTTCACCAGTTGCCAATGATTCAACTTTCATGCGACGCGTTTATATCGACATCACGGGAACCACACCCAGTGAAGAAGAAGTCAAGGCATTCCTGGCCGACAAAGATCCTGCCAAACGGGATAAGCTGATTGATCGTTTGATCGATAGCCCCGCATATGCAGATTACTTTGCCAATAAATGGAATATGGTTCTTCGGAACAAAAAATTGCAGCCTGTTGATATTGCTGGTACGAATGCCTTCTATCAATGGATCTGGAACAGTCTCTACGAGAATAAACCATACAACGAATTCGTCGGTGAGATTCTTTCTGCTTCCGGTGAATTCCGACAGAACCCTGCTGTGGTCTGGTATCGTGAAGTCAATACTGTTGAAGAGCAGGTTGAAGATACCGCGCAGCTATTTCTGGGATTGCGTATTCAATGTGCGCGTTGTCACCACCACCCCTTCGAAAAATGGAGCCAGAATGACTACTATGGTCTGGCAGCCTTCTTCAGCCGGGTGGGAACAAAAGATCCGACTGCCGGATCCATTGGAACACGAGGTTTCCGCGATAAGCGAATTTTCCATAAAGAAGGAGCGGCGACGGCCAAAAATATTCGCTCAGGAGAAAACCTCAAGCCAACCGCTTTAGGAATGCAGCCTCTGGATCTCAGTCCAGAACGTGATCCCCGTGTCGCACTGGTTCAATGGTTGTCTCGTACCGACAATCCATTTTTTGCGAAAGCGTTGGTCAATCGGTATTGGAAACACTTCTTTGGCCGTGGGATTGTGGAGCCCGAAGATGATATGCGGGCAACCAACCCTCCTGCGAACCCCGAATTGCTGGATGGCCTGGCAAAGCACTTTGTTGAAAGCGGCTTTGATTTGAAAGAGCTGGTTCGTGCGATCTGTCGATCAAATGCCTATCAGCTCAGTTCGCTGCCGAACGAATATAACCTGAAAGACAAACAGAATTTTTCTCGTTATTATCCCAAACGACTGACGGCTGAAGTTTTATACGATGTCTTCCATCAGGTGACGAATTCGACGCAGCGGTTCTCAGGGCTTCCTGCAGAAACCAAAGCGATTCAGATTACTGATGCGACTTCGGCTCCTTACTTTCTGAAAGTATTCGGACAGCCTCAGGCAGATACCGCCTGTGAGTGTGAACGTTCGCAGAGTGCCAACCTGGCTCAGAGTCTACATCTGCTGAACAGTAAAGAGGTTCAGGACAAGATTACTGGTGGCAGCAGCCGCGCGGCAATACTTGCCAAAGATACCAAGCGGTCAAACGAAGAAAAAGTCAAAGAACTGTATCGCTGGGTCTACTCCCGTGCACCTCAGGAACAGGAAATGAAATTTGCACTTTCCTACATTGAGCGGCACAAAGAGAAACCTCAGATTGCCTACGAAGACATTATCTGGGCTTTGATTAATACCAAAGAATTCCTGTTTAACCACTAA
- the ribA gene encoding GTP cyclohydrolase II, with the protein MADPAKTELPVSNIQHVFERLRAGKPVIVTDSSERENEGDFIVAAEAITPEIVQFLLRHGSGELCVSLPDEVAERLQLNPIVGPEENTAPNQTQFLIPIDHKDSGSGVSAECRAITIRALSDENAQASDFVRPGHIHPLLAKQGGILRRAGHTEATGDLLHMAGLKPVGVLIEILSQEGYGMADAEELQAISKKFDIPIISTAEVIRHRYISEKLVHREVEVPINTKNYGTVQVIGYSVEHESQQPVALVWGDLSSVEAPLVRMHSSCFTGDLLDSLRCDCGDQLHMAMTAIYQEQTGAVVYLPQEGRGIGLIPKLKAYVLQDQGYDTVEANIQLGFKADSRDFTVGVQILKDLGLSKVRLLTNNPKKTDSDVYTGFDLEVVEQVPIVAPPHKDREFYLQTKRDKMGHILPTTPAD; encoded by the coding sequence ATGGCTGATCCTGCAAAGACCGAACTTCCTGTCTCCAACATCCAACATGTCTTCGAACGATTGAGGGCTGGCAAGCCTGTGATTGTGACAGACTCCAGCGAGCGGGAAAATGAAGGCGACTTTATTGTTGCCGCCGAAGCCATTACACCAGAGATAGTCCAGTTTCTGTTGCGGCATGGGAGTGGGGAATTATGCGTCTCCCTTCCGGATGAAGTCGCTGAGCGTCTGCAACTCAATCCAATTGTCGGCCCGGAAGAAAATACTGCCCCTAATCAAACCCAGTTTTTGATTCCCATAGATCACAAAGACAGTGGCAGCGGCGTAAGCGCTGAATGCCGTGCGATTACAATCCGTGCGTTAAGCGATGAAAACGCGCAAGCGTCCGACTTTGTCCGCCCGGGGCATATTCATCCCTTGCTGGCAAAACAGGGAGGCATCCTGCGTCGCGCCGGCCATACGGAAGCAACGGGCGACCTGCTGCATATGGCGGGCCTGAAGCCTGTGGGGGTGCTGATCGAAATCCTCAGCCAGGAAGGCTACGGAATGGCAGATGCTGAAGAACTGCAGGCCATTTCCAAGAAGTTTGACATTCCGATTATTTCCACAGCTGAAGTCATTCGCCATCGCTATATCAGCGAAAAACTGGTGCATCGCGAAGTGGAAGTTCCCATCAACACCAAAAACTACGGCACCGTTCAAGTCATTGGTTATTCGGTTGAACACGAAAGCCAGCAACCTGTGGCACTCGTCTGGGGAGATCTCTCTTCGGTCGAAGCCCCGCTGGTACGAATGCACTCGTCCTGTTTCACAGGCGACCTGCTTGATTCCCTGCGATGCGATTGTGGAGATCAGCTACACATGGCGATGACTGCCATCTACCAGGAACAAACAGGGGCTGTTGTTTATCTCCCACAGGAAGGAAGAGGGATCGGCCTGATTCCTAAATTGAAAGCATACGTCTTGCAGGATCAGGGATATGATACTGTCGAAGCCAATATCCAACTCGGCTTCAAAGCAGACAGCCGCGACTTCACTGTTGGAGTTCAGATCCTGAAAGACTTGGGACTGTCCAAAGTCCGCCTGCTGACCAACAATCCTAAAAAGACCGACTCCGATGTTTATACCGGCTTCGACCTGGAAGTAGTAGAACAAGTCCCCATCGTCGCGCCGCCGCATAAAGATCGCGAGTTCTACCTGCAGACCAAACGGGACAAAATGGGCCACATCCTGCCCACAACTCCCGCCGACTGA
- a CDS encoding pre-peptidase C-terminal domain-containing protein, whose protein sequence is MCCLTNMQSLQAQLPQTTVYAISPPGGQKGQTVEVRVTNGKDLENLDSLWFSHPGIKAVPKVQESNGKKTPVANTFLVTVGKEVPAGVYDVRAHGLYGLSNPRSFVVGDLPEKAEAEPNNKPGQVNPMAMDSVVNAGLQGATDVDYFSFPGKKGEKVSIDCRAARIDSPMVAVVELYGPDNRRLASERDTFRNDPYINLTLPQNGTYQVKVYDLTYSGGAQHIYRLSVHKKPHIEFIMPPSGAPGTTSNYTLYGYNLPGGKISDWSIGDEPLQEVQVSIALPAKPTTLEMGEQGFPHEASTDGFSYVWESPAGSSNPVTIFFADGKIVRDEQTKEETLSIPGEFVGQFEAKNDVDTFRFTGKAKEKYSIEVFGQRNGIVMDPVIVVDQVIKDKEGKETFKRLANVGATSVFPDLGGKLFDTRSDDPYYLFTAPADGEYRVTLRDLQFETRGNPRMVYRAVLRQPQPDYRLVALPLHPQAVNTGGAPAAIALRKGDSFKISVMALRRDGFNQTIDLSVKGLPAGVTCKAASIGSGSNTAEMIITADETAKKWSGQIEIVGQAAGSDAQKMERVARAATVLRPVANNIRAESRIARSLGLSVIDEVAPYQVVADVAEVKVNQGRQILVPVKIVKRTGFDNAVALAWNGVPKNSNITTQNKTIAKGKHDELFQVFVKNNAKPGVYTTYLQSTVDVSYRRNPGQVDEAKKEQAELARKLTDAQAALTAVTKKRDEIAKASDKTAEQKKAEQAKAEAEIKAATASVKAADAAKKAADKRVAAAEKAAAPKTVKVYAPSTPLVIRVNPAPVTLTLNVPGGGALKKGAAIDVKATIKRINDFKGPVELTLPLPPGVKGVTATTVQIPADKTEVTIPIKAAADATEGDLANMVVRAKADFQGEALVDAPIKLKVTK, encoded by the coding sequence TTGTGCTGTCTGACGAACATGCAGTCCCTCCAGGCACAGTTGCCTCAAACAACCGTGTATGCAATTTCTCCTCCAGGAGGTCAAAAAGGTCAGACTGTGGAAGTTCGCGTGACCAACGGCAAAGACCTGGAAAATCTCGACTCTTTATGGTTCAGCCATCCCGGAATCAAAGCCGTTCCCAAAGTACAGGAAAGCAACGGGAAAAAGACACCGGTGGCCAATACCTTTCTGGTGACCGTTGGCAAAGAAGTTCCCGCGGGCGTGTATGATGTCAGAGCACATGGTCTGTATGGACTCAGTAATCCACGCTCGTTCGTGGTAGGCGACCTGCCCGAAAAGGCAGAAGCAGAACCGAATAATAAGCCAGGCCAGGTTAATCCGATGGCCATGGACTCTGTTGTAAATGCAGGCCTGCAAGGGGCCACCGATGTAGATTATTTTTCGTTCCCTGGTAAAAAGGGAGAGAAAGTCTCCATTGATTGTCGAGCCGCTCGCATCGATTCTCCGATGGTTGCTGTCGTTGAACTCTATGGCCCTGACAATCGACGGCTTGCCAGCGAACGCGATACCTTTCGCAACGATCCTTATATCAATCTGACGCTGCCTCAAAATGGCACTTATCAGGTAAAAGTATACGACCTGACCTATTCGGGTGGGGCACAACATATTTATCGGTTAAGTGTGCATAAAAAACCGCACATTGAATTCATCATGCCACCTTCAGGAGCACCGGGGACCACTTCGAATTACACACTGTATGGTTATAACCTTCCGGGTGGGAAAATCTCGGACTGGAGTATCGGCGATGAGCCTCTCCAGGAAGTTCAGGTTTCGATTGCACTACCTGCGAAACCAACCACATTGGAAATGGGAGAGCAGGGCTTTCCACATGAAGCGAGTACAGACGGATTTTCCTATGTCTGGGAATCACCGGCTGGAAGTTCAAATCCGGTAACGATTTTCTTTGCGGACGGAAAAATTGTTCGCGATGAACAGACAAAAGAAGAAACGTTAAGCATTCCTGGAGAGTTTGTCGGGCAGTTTGAAGCGAAAAATGATGTTGATACCTTTCGTTTTACCGGCAAAGCCAAAGAGAAATATTCGATCGAAGTTTTCGGACAACGAAACGGCATTGTGATGGATCCTGTGATTGTCGTTGATCAGGTGATCAAAGACAAAGAGGGGAAAGAAACATTCAAACGCCTGGCCAATGTGGGGGCAACCAGTGTGTTCCCAGATCTGGGCGGCAAGTTATTCGATACGCGATCCGATGATCCTTACTACCTGTTTACTGCTCCCGCTGACGGAGAATACCGAGTGACGTTGCGTGATCTTCAGTTTGAAACACGCGGTAATCCACGCATGGTGTATCGGGCAGTGTTGCGACAGCCTCAACCCGATTATCGACTGGTGGCATTACCTCTGCATCCGCAAGCCGTCAACACTGGTGGAGCTCCTGCTGCCATCGCTTTGCGAAAAGGGGACAGTTTCAAAATCTCCGTGATGGCGTTAAGGCGGGATGGCTTCAATCAAACCATTGATCTTTCAGTGAAAGGATTGCCGGCCGGCGTCACCTGTAAAGCGGCCAGCATTGGTTCCGGCAGTAATACTGCTGAGATGATAATTACTGCCGATGAAACAGCGAAAAAATGGTCAGGCCAAATCGAAATTGTCGGTCAGGCTGCCGGATCGGATGCCCAAAAAATGGAGCGGGTCGCTCGTGCGGCGACCGTGTTGCGACCCGTAGCAAATAATATTCGTGCTGAGTCTCGAATCGCACGTTCACTGGGCTTATCGGTCATTGATGAAGTTGCCCCGTATCAAGTGGTAGCAGATGTCGCCGAAGTGAAAGTGAACCAGGGACGACAGATTCTGGTTCCCGTTAAAATTGTGAAACGAACCGGATTTGATAATGCCGTAGCGTTGGCCTGGAACGGGGTTCCCAAAAACAGCAATATAACAACGCAGAATAAAACGATCGCTAAAGGGAAACACGACGAACTATTTCAGGTCTTTGTGAAAAACAATGCAAAGCCCGGCGTGTATACGACTTACCTGCAATCAACTGTCGATGTTTCTTACCGTCGTAATCCCGGTCAGGTTGACGAAGCCAAAAAAGAACAAGCGGAATTAGCAAGGAAATTGACTGATGCACAAGCGGCTCTGACTGCTGTGACGAAAAAACGAGATGAGATTGCCAAAGCGTCCGACAAGACAGCCGAGCAAAAGAAAGCAGAACAGGCGAAAGCAGAAGCAGAAATCAAAGCGGCAACGGCAAGTGTCAAAGCCGCCGATGCTGCGAAAAAAGCTGCTGATAAGAGAGTGGCCGCTGCAGAAAAGGCGGCTGCTCCCAAGACTGTCAAGGTATATGCTCCTTCAACACCTTTGGTGATTCGCGTCAACCCGGCACCAGTCACACTGACTTTGAATGTTCCCGGTGGTGGTGCATTGAAGAAAGGGGCGGCGATTGATGTCAAAGCGACAATAAAACGGATCAATGATTTTAAAGGACCTGTCGAATTAACGTTGCCTCTTCCTCCTGGAGTGAAGGGAGTGACCGCGACGACTGTTCAAATTCCTGCAGATAAGACCGAAGTCACCATTCCGATCAAGGCTGCTGCGGACGCCACTGAAGGTGATCTGGCGAATATGGTGGTACGGGCTAAAGCTGACTTCCAGGGAGAAGCCTTGGTCGATGCACCAATCAAGCTAAAAGTAACCAAGTAA
- the solA gene encoding N-methyl-L-tryptophan oxidase, translating to MTVHVDYLVLGLGGMGSSALYHLASRGLNVLGIEQFGVAHDRGSSHGETRIIRKAYFEHPNYIPLLQRAYELWRELEQESGQELFDPCGLMVAGPPEGEVIQGVHLASRLYDVVVEMVPAAEATARFPGFHIPDGFEATYEPEAGFLHVEDCVRTHIECAERQGAQVYFNEKIQSVTVSDQVIEVQTEAQHFTASKLIVTAGAWSSACLSALNLPLEVVRKVLFWSPVKQPVYNLDRGKGGFFFDMPYGEFYGFPSLDGVTVKLAEHTGGELVADPSLLNRELLESDVPALSRFISEVMPGLKPDPVRHAACMYTRTPDGHFIVDAHPQNQGVVYGAGFSGHGFKFASVIGEILADLATKGHTRHPIEFLSANRFEKL from the coding sequence ATGACAGTGCATGTTGATTATCTGGTTCTCGGTCTGGGGGGAATGGGCAGTAGCGCCTTATATCATCTCGCCAGTCGTGGACTGAATGTGCTGGGCATTGAACAGTTTGGAGTCGCCCATGATCGGGGAAGTTCACACGGCGAAACCCGAATTATTCGCAAAGCATATTTTGAGCATCCTAATTATATTCCCTTACTACAGCGTGCTTATGAATTATGGCGTGAACTGGAACAGGAATCGGGACAGGAACTCTTCGATCCCTGTGGCCTAATGGTGGCAGGGCCTCCTGAAGGCGAAGTCATTCAAGGCGTGCATTTGGCTTCCCGGTTATATGATGTCGTTGTAGAGATGGTGCCTGCTGCTGAAGCCACAGCTCGCTTCCCCGGATTTCACATTCCAGACGGATTTGAAGCCACGTATGAGCCGGAGGCCGGTTTTCTGCATGTAGAAGACTGTGTACGAACTCATATCGAATGTGCAGAGCGTCAGGGAGCACAAGTTTATTTCAATGAGAAGATTCAATCGGTCACGGTTAGCGACCAGGTGATTGAAGTTCAAACGGAAGCACAACATTTTACAGCATCCAAGCTAATTGTGACGGCGGGGGCTTGGAGCAGTGCCTGTCTGTCGGCGTTAAATCTACCACTGGAAGTTGTGCGAAAGGTTTTGTTCTGGAGCCCGGTAAAACAGCCGGTTTACAATCTGGATCGAGGGAAGGGTGGTTTCTTTTTTGATATGCCTTATGGAGAGTTCTATGGCTTTCCCTCTCTGGATGGAGTAACAGTCAAACTGGCAGAGCATACCGGCGGTGAACTGGTGGCCGATCCAAGCCTTTTAAACCGGGAATTATTGGAATCGGATGTGCCGGCCCTGTCCCGATTTATCAGTGAAGTGATGCCGGGGCTGAAACCCGACCCCGTCCGGCATGCCGCGTGTATGTATACACGCACTCCTGACGGACACTTTATCGTTGATGCTCACCCGCAGAATCAGGGGGTTGTGTATGGTGCGGGATTTTCCGGGCACGGATTCAAATTTGCTTCGGTCATTGGTGAGATCCTCGCTGATCTGGCAACCAAAGGGCATACGAGGCACCCGATCGAGTTTCTTTCGGCGAACCGGTTTGAGAAACTTTGA
- a CDS encoding c-type cytochrome domain-containing protein produces the protein MRNRFANLCVMLAAVFAAGSIAAAEEKPIKPAKVELGRPVSFEKDVFPILDANCIACHNVAKKEGSLVLENVKDLIKGGDSGASVVPGKPDESYLYNVAARVEESFMPPLPNKVGAKALTPQQVGILRQWIIEGAKSSGKSAEAGVAWQSLPPGLNSIYATALSPWARYAAVGRANRIAVYDLTSGTEVAALNDPALVKLQKDGKPFYPQGAAHRDFVHSLAFNSDGSLLASGGYRVVKLWKKSLGNVVKKIDLPAAVTSMALNADRSVLAVATADNSASLWKLPEGKKLVDLKGHAGEIKGLSFTPDRSKVVTSSADQSLRVWNAADGKQISTMKTPAVINALTVSKDGAQVIAGAANNIIYVWALTIPAPKAGEKAPEIPAALYELKGHAKPVSSVKLVMPAGTQLVSGSEDGTVRVWDLNGKKQIRSINHGAPVTDVDVSPDAKNLVSVSVNGTGKIWQLSDGKMLKEFRGDLAKERQLILATEAQTVEKQKVALGDAAVKAADKNVKDREAELKKRTEELAAAKKALPEAKKKADESTKKVEAAKAEQAKLLADHKKKGEDAVKAASAQKAAADKAVTDADAKLKQVNQQNQTAIAAVEKEAAAAKKALDDANAVKPDPKDKDAEQKKKDAIAKAKTAFDAVQKKLGAAKQKKTTDEKQATQAIQTAKQAVAKATAAVTAATKLAASKPDTKAIDKKVADAEAEAKKLADAATAAEKKITSSERSVKVAETTLTKIKGQLAERTKEKAALDASAKKLDAALEEAKKQAAVLTPIKAVAFSEDGKQVVTGDDSKQVRVWDTTTGKELDTLAGHTAAVSAVEYTSKTIVVSGSADKTILIQSLQPVWSLIAQLGADTKDPMKVGGSPITNRALCLDFSPDGKLLAVGGGDPSRSGEVILFDVATGKVVRKLENAHSDTVLGLKFSRTGKSLLTGAADKFVKIFDVATGKFVKSFEGHTHHVLDVAWKADESTIVSAGADNVIKVWNIETGEQKRTISGYSKQVTSISFLGLGANIVSGGGDKTVRMHLTTNGKNYRNLSGSTDYVYSVAGSRDEAIVIAGGEDGILRIWDAKTGKLLNSFNPPAVSGNQQASAGK, from the coding sequence ATGCGGAACAGGTTTGCTAATTTATGTGTGATGTTAGCTGCAGTTTTTGCTGCTGGAAGTATTGCAGCAGCAGAAGAAAAACCGATCAAACCTGCGAAAGTAGAGTTGGGACGTCCTGTCAGCTTTGAGAAAGATGTATTTCCTATTTTGGATGCAAATTGCATTGCCTGCCATAACGTAGCCAAAAAAGAAGGTTCGCTTGTTCTGGAAAATGTTAAAGATCTGATTAAAGGTGGAGACAGCGGTGCTTCTGTAGTCCCTGGAAAACCTGACGAAAGCTATCTCTACAATGTCGCAGCCCGCGTCGAAGAAAGTTTTATGCCCCCGCTGCCGAATAAGGTGGGTGCCAAAGCGTTAACACCTCAACAGGTTGGCATTCTGCGCCAGTGGATTATTGAAGGTGCCAAATCCAGTGGGAAGTCTGCTGAAGCAGGTGTTGCCTGGCAGTCTCTGCCACCCGGCTTGAACTCCATTTACGCGACCGCACTGTCTCCGTGGGCACGTTATGCGGCTGTGGGACGTGCAAATCGTATTGCTGTTTACGATCTGACTTCTGGAACCGAAGTCGCTGCGTTAAATGATCCTGCACTGGTAAAATTACAAAAAGACGGAAAACCGTTTTATCCACAGGGAGCCGCACATCGCGATTTTGTACATTCACTGGCGTTCAATTCAGATGGCAGCCTGCTTGCTTCAGGCGGTTATCGGGTTGTTAAACTATGGAAGAAGTCTCTCGGGAATGTCGTTAAGAAAATCGATCTTCCAGCTGCGGTCACCAGCATGGCTCTGAATGCAGACCGTAGTGTTCTGGCTGTTGCGACAGCCGATAATTCTGCCTCTCTCTGGAAATTACCGGAAGGAAAGAAGTTGGTCGATCTGAAAGGACATGCTGGTGAAATCAAAGGGCTTTCCTTTACCCCGGATCGTTCGAAAGTGGTTACGTCTTCTGCCGATCAAAGTTTGCGTGTCTGGAATGCCGCCGATGGCAAGCAAATTTCCACGATGAAAACTCCGGCCGTCATCAATGCATTGACGGTCAGTAAGGATGGCGCACAGGTAATTGCGGGCGCTGCAAACAATATTATTTATGTATGGGCTCTGACGATTCCCGCACCCAAAGCTGGAGAAAAAGCACCAGAAATTCCTGCCGCTCTGTATGAGTTAAAGGGGCATGCTAAACCCGTTTCCTCTGTTAAACTGGTCATGCCTGCGGGCACGCAATTGGTCTCAGGCAGTGAAGACGGCACTGTACGAGTCTGGGATTTGAATGGCAAAAAACAGATTCGGTCAATCAATCATGGGGCTCCCGTCACAGATGTTGATGTCAGCCCCGATGCCAAAAATCTGGTTTCGGTCTCCGTAAATGGGACGGGAAAGATCTGGCAGTTGAGTGACGGAAAAATGCTGAAAGAGTTCCGTGGCGATCTGGCAAAAGAGCGTCAGTTGATTCTGGCGACCGAAGCACAAACCGTTGAAAAGCAGAAAGTGGCATTGGGAGATGCCGCTGTCAAAGCAGCTGATAAAAATGTAAAAGATCGTGAAGCAGAACTGAAAAAAAGAACTGAAGAACTAGCGGCAGCGAAAAAAGCATTGCCAGAAGCCAAGAAAAAGGCCGACGAATCTACTAAGAAAGTGGAGGCAGCCAAGGCTGAACAGGCGAAGTTGCTGGCCGATCATAAGAAAAAGGGAGAAGACGCTGTTAAAGCAGCCAGTGCACAAAAGGCGGCTGCAGATAAAGCGGTTACTGACGCTGATGCAAAGTTGAAACAAGTCAACCAGCAGAATCAGACTGCGATTGCTGCCGTTGAAAAAGAGGCAGCTGCGGCCAAGAAAGCATTGGATGATGCCAATGCGGTCAAGCCGGATCCTAAAGATAAAGATGCTGAGCAAAAGAAGAAGGACGCCATTGCAAAAGCAAAAACCGCTTTTGACGCAGTACAGAAAAAACTGGGTGCTGCAAAGCAGAAAAAAACGACGGATGAAAAACAGGCAACGCAGGCCATTCAGACCGCAAAGCAGGCAGTTGCAAAAGCGACGGCTGCGGTAACAGCTGCCACGAAGCTGGCTGCTTCCAAGCCTGATACGAAAGCCATCGATAAGAAAGTCGCTGACGCTGAAGCCGAAGCGAAAAAACTGGCCGACGCGGCTACTGCGGCAGAGAAGAAGATTACCTCTTCAGAACGTTCCGTTAAGGTTGCAGAAACAACTCTGACGAAAATCAAAGGGCAACTAGCCGAGCGTACCAAAGAGAAAGCTGCATTGGATGCATCAGCTAAGAAACTGGACGCGGCTCTTGAGGAAGCCAAAAAGCAGGCCGCTGTTTTAACTCCCATCAAAGCGGTAGCTTTCTCAGAAGATGGGAAACAGGTTGTCACCGGCGATGACAGTAAACAGGTCCGTGTATGGGATACGACGACCGGTAAAGAACTGGATACATTAGCCGGTCATACCGCTGCTGTCTCTGCTGTTGAATATACATCTAAGACGATCGTCGTTTCCGGCAGTGCTGATAAGACGATTTTAATTCAGAGCCTCCAGCCAGTTTGGTCACTGATTGCCCAGTTGGGCGCTGATACCAAAGATCCTATGAAGGTCGGCGGATCGCCAATTACCAATCGGGCGCTTTGTCTGGATTTCAGTCCGGATGGAAAGCTGTTGGCTGTTGGTGGTGGCGATCCTTCGCGGAGTGGTGAAGTGATTCTATTTGATGTCGCGACAGGAAAAGTAGTTCGTAAGCTTGAGAACGCCCATAGTGACACTGTACTGGGACTGAAGTTCTCTCGGACCGGAAAATCATTGTTGACTGGTGCTGCTGACAAGTTCGTGAAGATCTTTGATGTAGCTACCGGCAAATTTGTCAAATCGTTTGAAGGGCACACGCATCACGTGCTGGATGTTGCCTGGAAAGCCGATGAATCCACAATCGTCAGTGCGGGAGCCGACAATGTGATTAAGGTCTGGAATATCGAAACCGGCGAGCAGAAACGCACAATTTCCGGTTATTCGAAACAAGTGACCTCGATTTCCTTCCTCGGATTGGGAGCTAACATTGTCAGTGGTGGCGGGGATAAAACGGTTCGCATGCACTTGACGACCAATGGGAAAAATTACCGCAATCTGAGTGGTTCTACCGACTACGTGTATAGCGTGGCCGGCAGCCGGGATGAAGCGATTGTCATTGCCGGCGGTGAAGATGGCATCCTACGAATCTGGGATGCAAAAACGGGGAAACTACTAAACAGTTTTAATCCACCTGCTGTTTCTGGAAATCAGCAGGCTAGTGCCGGTAAGTAA